In the Eremothecium cymbalariae DBVPG#7215 chromosome 7, complete sequence genome, one interval contains:
- the ATS1 gene encoding Ats1p (similar to Ashbya gossypii ACR287W): protein MIPHLTFESAKKPIKVSCGGNHSLVLMEDGQLWASGDSRQGQFASKDGKCTYNWTQIPGEFQDVACGWDYSVVIDIHGNVLTCGAGLNGELGLGHIKCSSSWRRVTTCLNNSRAVHSSFQNVVLRDGNKLFGWGPNRKGQLKEPKTKGYDTPKLIYEGKDITQVTMGKDFIAIIDAGKLVISGTMKERINDIIRDVSSEEIVKIAAMWSSLHIWTKGDIFSYGNGNYGQMFTWDRPSNMTHFTTGSEHGIMSLSNGRVFCWGWGEHGNCGPSTTKFLEDSSPFNDKSNIVSTLNCVLETTEKIIWLQGGCATSWICTKC from the coding sequence ATGATACCTCATTTAACATTTGAGAGTGCCAAGAAACCTATTAAAGTGTCCTGTGGGGGCAACCACTCGCTTGTGTTGATGGAGGACGGCCAGCTTTGGGCGTCAGGAGACAGTCGACAGGGCCAGTTTGCTAGTAAAGATGGGAAGTGTACATATAATTGGACGCAGATCCCGGGGGAGTTTCAAGACGTTGCTTGTGGGTGGGATTATTCGGTCGTCATCGATATACACGGCAATGTGCTTACGTGTGGGGCGGGACTAAACGGCGAGTTGGGGCTTGGCCATATAAAATGCAGTTCGTCCTGGAGGCGGGTCACCACATGTTTAAACAACAGCCGTGCAGTACACTCATCCTTCCAGAATGTGGTACTACGAGACGGCAACAAACTATTTGGATGGGGGCCCAACCGCAAGGGCCAGCTAAAGgaaccaaaaacaaaggGCTACGACACTCCAAAGCTTATATACGAGGGCAAAGATATCACCCAAGTCACTATGGGCAAGGACTTTATCGCAATTATCGACGCAGGCAAGCTCGTTATTTCAGGCACTATGAAAGAACGCATCAATGATATAATTCGCGACGTATCCTCCGAGGAGATTGTAAAGATAGCCGCTATGTGGTCCTCCTTGCATATCTGGACCAAGGGCGACATATTCTCCTATGGCAATGGCAACTACGGCCAGATGTTCACATGGGACCGTCCTTCAAACATGACCCATTTCACCACAGGCAGCGAACATGGCATAATGTCCCTATCCAACGGGCGCGTGTTCTGCTGGGGCTGGGGCGAGCATGGCAATTGCGGACCCTCCACTACAAAGTTCCTGGAGGATTCGTCTCCATTCAACGACAAGAGCAACATCGTCAGCACTTTGAACTGTGTTCTAGAAACTACAGAAAAGATAATCTGGCTACAAGGTGGCTGTGCCACTTCCTGGATATGTACAAAATGTTAA